One window from the genome of Candidatus Caccoplasma merdavium encodes:
- a CDS encoding uroporphyrinogen-III synthase: MKIKKILVSQPQPSEKSPYFDIAEKYGVNIVFRPFIKVEGLSSKEFRQQKISLPEYTAIIFTARTAIDHFFTLCESLRVTIPETMKYFCTTEAIALYLQKYTVYRKRKIFFGNTGKLDDLMPALNKHNGEKFLLPVSDVNNGEYPLLDKHKINYTKAVMYRTVSNDFGPDEPFDYDMLIFFSPAGIQSLLKNFPNFEQGDIKIGTFGPTTAKAVKEAGLRLDCEAPRPEAPSMTAALDLFLKEQSKAAKK, encoded by the coding sequence TTGAAAATCAAGAAGATACTGGTTTCACAACCCCAGCCGTCAGAGAAATCTCCCTATTTCGACATCGCCGAGAAATACGGGGTAAACATTGTCTTCCGTCCTTTTATCAAAGTAGAAGGTCTGTCGTCAAAAGAATTCCGTCAACAAAAAATATCATTGCCCGAGTACACCGCCATCATCTTCACCGCCCGCACGGCCATCGACCACTTCTTCACCCTGTGCGAAAGCCTGCGGGTCACCATACCCGAAACGATGAAATATTTCTGTACGACCGAGGCCATCGCCCTCTATCTGCAAAAATACACCGTGTACCGCAAGCGGAAAATATTCTTCGGCAACACGGGGAAACTCGACGATCTCATGCCGGCGCTCAACAAGCACAACGGCGAGAAATTCCTGTTGCCCGTCTCCGACGTGAACAACGGCGAATACCCGCTGCTCGACAAGCATAAAATCAACTACACCAAAGCCGTCATGTACCGCACGGTAAGCAACGACTTCGGCCCCGACGAGCCGTTCGACTACGACATGCTCATCTTTTTCAGCCCCGCCGGCATACAGTCGCTGCTGAAAAACTTCCCCAATTTCGAGCAGGGCGACATCAAAATCGGCACCTTCGGCCCCACCACCGCCAAGGCCGTGAAAGAAGCCGGCTTGCGCCTCGACTGCGAAGCGCCCCGTCCCGAAGCTCCGTCGATGACCGCAGCACTCGACCTCTTCCTCAAAGAACAAAGCAAGGCAGCAAAAAAATAA
- a CDS encoding mechanosensitive ion channel, which yields MENLEYVEDKSRRVAEPLLRAIKEFLKNLGLNADGVERWESLIYLFLIVLFSILTAWLLRVVLHRIFLRWAGHTGNEVLKTLIKRRLFSGVAYIFPPLIVIAFLPWVYQDAPHLIDWIGRLCGVVFIVALCIYLNRLTDTVWHLLSRRDEWRDRPLKGLVQLIKGVLLGVSAILAVAVFAGISPMKLVTGLGAFAAVLMLIFKDAILGFVAGIQLAENDLVRRGDWIVLPGGMVNGVVEDITLDTVKVRNFDHTLVSLPPYTLVSSTMQNWRAMTESGGRRIKRDFLIENDSVSACTEAQLDTWSTLPYMKEYIAAKRRQRDAARVENTNNAEGLANGTIDTNLGLFRAYVNMYLLHCPTVAPSFEIMARLLEPTANGVPFEIYCFTTVTEWVAFESVQSEMVEHILVAAGWFGLRIYQNASGYDYLLQAEISAGKAVPPLS from the coding sequence ATGGAAAATTTGGAGTATGTAGAAGACAAGTCGCGCCGCGTGGCCGAGCCGCTGTTGCGCGCCATCAAGGAGTTTTTGAAGAATCTCGGCCTGAATGCCGACGGAGTGGAGCGCTGGGAGAGCCTTATCTACCTCTTCCTCATCGTGCTCTTTTCCATTCTTACTGCATGGTTGCTGCGTGTGGTGCTCCACCGCATATTCCTGCGTTGGGCCGGTCACACCGGAAATGAGGTGCTGAAAACATTGATAAAGCGCCGTCTTTTCTCGGGTGTGGCCTATATCTTCCCGCCGCTCATTGTCATTGCCTTCCTGCCGTGGGTCTACCAGGACGCTCCTCATCTTATCGATTGGATAGGCCGTCTCTGCGGGGTGGTATTCATCGTGGCCTTATGTATCTACCTCAACCGGCTGACCGATACGGTGTGGCACCTACTCTCCCGGCGCGACGAGTGGCGCGACCGCCCGCTCAAAGGGCTTGTGCAACTCATCAAAGGTGTGCTTCTCGGTGTATCGGCTATTTTGGCCGTGGCTGTCTTTGCCGGAATTTCGCCCATGAAGCTGGTGACCGGGCTGGGGGCTTTTGCCGCGGTGCTGATGTTGATTTTCAAGGACGCCATTCTCGGTTTCGTGGCCGGCATACAACTGGCCGAGAACGACCTCGTGCGCCGGGGCGACTGGATTGTGCTGCCCGGCGGCATGGTCAATGGCGTTGTCGAGGACATCACGCTCGACACGGTGAAGGTGCGCAACTTCGACCACACCCTCGTCTCCTTGCCGCCCTATACGCTGGTCTCCTCGACGATGCAGAACTGGCGCGCGATGACCGAGAGCGGCGGCCGGCGCATCAAGAGGGATTTTCTCATCGAGAACGATTCGGTGTCGGCCTGTACCGAGGCGCAACTCGATACTTGGAGCACCTTGCCCTATATGAAGGAGTATATCGCGGCCAAGCGGCGCCAGCGCGATGCCGCCCGCGTCGAGAATACCAACAACGCCGAGGGGCTCGCCAACGGCACCATCGATACCAATCTGGGACTTTTCCGGGCCTATGTCAATATGTACCTCCTGCATTGCCCCACGGTGGCGCCCTCGTTCGAAATCATGGCCCGGCTGCTCGAACCTACCGCCAACGGCGTTCCCTTCGAAATTTACTGTTTCACAACCGTTACCGAGTGGGTGGCTTTTGAGTCGGTGCAGAGCGAGATGGTGGAGCATATCCTCGTTGCGGCCGGGTGGTTCGGCCTCCGCATCTACCAGAACGCCTCGGGTTATGACTACCTGTTGCAGGCCGAGATTAGCGCCGGCAAAGCCGTCCCGCCCCTGTCGTGA
- a CDS encoding DUF4271 domain-containing protein gives MPVSVTTYGPYVEMPDSISSRPVAMTSRDSLDTTPTRTDTVASPATPLHRGENDIPAPADSTPHAAPTQPLPVGDNPSAQAATPLPADTTTTSSQPLTQAGGDTTPPLVAPLPADTLTGAGTPADSTPHAATTQPLPAGDNPSAQIATPPPADTTATCPQPLTQAGGDTTQFLVAPLPADTLTGAGTPTDSTPHAAATQPLPAGDNPSAQIATPLPADTTATNPQPLTQAGGDTTPPLVAPLPTDTTQTVLDTVGTVADTVTGQEYIPTIPLREGLPGRERTGNAPLHDDTFFALLLAGLVVFLLFIRHRKRILSWQSDGKTEHYRDSNRSKHLLGINAHLRNLFLAYTFLVEGALGAIALFVVGQPLPLSGGYAVNALLLALPAALYFLLQQGIFVLLAAIFSSDARGREWCDTHLIINLLLGIGLFPFAFVATYLPEAAQTCLICAIILYLLTRILFIIKGVKLFLRDFRCLLYFILYLCALEIAPLLLAGKSWGIL, from the coding sequence ATGCCTGTTAGCGTAACCACATATGGCCCCTACGTCGAGATGCCCGACAGCATCTCATCTCGCCCCGTGGCCATGACGTCCCGCGACAGCCTCGACACGACTCCAACACGCACAGACACCGTCGCTTCCCCCGCAACACCCCTGCACCGCGGGGAAAATGATATACCGGCACCGGCCGACAGCACCCCGCACGCAGCGCCGACACAACCCCTTCCCGTCGGCGACAACCCGTCGGCACAGGCCGCCACACCCTTGCCCGCCGACACCACGACCACAAGCTCCCAGCCCCTCACACAAGCCGGAGGCGACACCACGCCGCCCCTCGTCGCTCCCCTGCCCGCCGACACGCTGACCGGTGCCGGAACCCCGGCCGACAGCACCCCGCACGCAGCGACGACACAACCCCTTCCCGCCGGCGACAACCCGTCGGCACAGATCGCCACACCCCCGCCCGCCGACACCACGGCCACATGCCCACAGCCCCTCACACAAGCCGGAGGCGACACCACGCAGTTCCTCGTCGCTCCCTTACCCGCCGACACGCTGACCGGTGCCGGAACCCCGACTGACAGCACCCCGCACGCAGCAGCGACACAACCCCTTCCCGCCGGCGACAACCCGTCGGCACAGATCGCCACACCCCTGCCCGCCGACACCACGGCCACAAACCCACAGCCCCTCACACAAGCCGGAGGCGACACCACGCCGCCCCTCGTCGCTCCCCTGCCCACCGACACGACACAGACCGTCCTCGATACCGTAGGAACGGTCGCCGACACGGTCACCGGCCAAGAATATATTCCCACAATACCCCTCAGAGAAGGTCTGCCGGGCCGGGAACGCACCGGGAACGCGCCACTTCACGACGACACGTTCTTTGCCCTGCTCCTGGCCGGACTGGTAGTCTTCCTCCTTTTTATCCGGCACCGTAAAAGAATCCTCTCCTGGCAGTCCGACGGAAAAACCGAACATTACCGCGACAGCAACCGCAGCAAACACCTCCTCGGCATCAACGCCCATCTGCGGAATCTGTTCCTGGCCTACACCTTTCTTGTCGAGGGGGCATTGGGCGCCATCGCCCTCTTTGTCGTGGGGCAGCCCCTCCCCCTCTCGGGCGGTTATGCCGTCAATGCCCTGCTGCTGGCTTTGCCGGCAGCCCTCTATTTCCTCCTCCAACAAGGCATCTTCGTGCTATTGGCGGCAATCTTCTCGTCCGATGCCCGGGGACGGGAGTGGTGCGACACCCACCTTATCATCAACCTCTTATTGGGCATCGGCCTCTTTCCCTTTGCCTTCGTGGCCACCTACCTGCCCGAAGCGGCACAAACGTGTCTCATCTGTGCAATAATTCTCTATTTGCTTACCCGCATACTCTTTATAATCAAAGGTGTAAAACTTTTTTTGCGAGATTTTCGATGTTTGCTCTACTTTATTTTGTACCTTTGCGCCCTTGAAATAGCACCCCTTCTTCTCGCAGGTAAAAGTTGGGGAATTTTATAA
- a CDS encoding TIGR00730 family Rossman fold protein, translating into MRTIRSVCVYCASSSRVAPVYFEAAQALGRLLAREEIRCIYGAGGQGLMGALADAVMQEGGEITGVIPQFMYDNGWNHPRLEKLVITPDIHSRKQRMADLSDAVIALPGGCGTLEELLEIITWKQLGLYLHPIVILNIDGYYDPLLQMLDRATERHFMRTEHTAMWQAAGSPGEAIKALYTAPEWDRTLCKLAVI; encoded by the coding sequence ATGAGAACGATACGCTCGGTCTGTGTCTACTGCGCTTCAAGTTCCCGGGTTGCCCCCGTCTACTTCGAGGCCGCACAAGCCCTGGGGCGACTGCTCGCCCGGGAGGAGATACGCTGCATCTACGGGGCCGGCGGACAAGGACTCATGGGCGCATTGGCCGATGCCGTGATGCAAGAGGGAGGCGAAATCACGGGAGTCATTCCGCAATTCATGTACGACAACGGGTGGAACCACCCCCGCCTCGAAAAGCTCGTAATCACCCCCGACATACACAGCCGCAAACAACGCATGGCCGACCTCTCCGATGCCGTCATCGCCCTGCCCGGCGGCTGCGGCACGCTCGAAGAGTTGCTCGAAATCATCACCTGGAAACAACTGGGACTCTACCTCCACCCCATCGTCATACTCAACATCGACGGCTACTACGACCCCTTGCTGCAAATGCTCGACCGGGCCACCGAGCGGCATTTCATGCGCACCGAACACACCGCCATGTGGCAGGCCGCCGGCTCACCCGGAGAGGCGATAAAAGCGCTCTACACCGCCCCGGAATGGGACCGGACATTGTGTAAACTGGCTGTCATATAG
- the ychF gene encoding redox-regulated ATPase YchF codes for MALQCGIVGLPNVGKSTLFNCLSNAKAQSANFPFCTIEPNVGVITVPDARLNKLAELVHPQRIVPTTVEIVDIAGLVKGASQGEGLGNKFLANIRETDAILHVLRCFDDDNITHVDGSVDPVRDKEIIDYELQLKDLETIESRISRVQKQAQTGGDKNAKLAYEVLSRYKEALEQGKAARTVTFETKDEQRIAHDLFLLTNKPVMYVCNVDEASAVNGNAYVERVREAVKGENAEILVVAAKIESEIAEFETYEERQMFLNEIGLEESGVSRLIRAAYKLLNLETYFTAGEPEVRAWTYLKGSKAPQCAGIIHSDFEKGFIRAEVIKYDDYIALGSEAACREAGKINVEGKDYVVQDGDIMHFRFNV; via the coding sequence ATGGCATTACAATGCGGCATCGTCGGCCTGCCCAATGTGGGCAAATCGACCCTTTTCAACTGTTTGTCCAACGCCAAAGCGCAATCGGCAAACTTCCCTTTCTGCACCATCGAACCCAACGTGGGCGTCATCACCGTACCCGACGCCCGTCTCAATAAACTGGCCGAGCTGGTACACCCCCAGCGCATCGTACCCACCACGGTCGAAATCGTCGACATCGCCGGACTGGTCAAAGGCGCCAGCCAAGGCGAAGGTCTCGGGAACAAATTCCTCGCCAACATACGCGAAACCGATGCCATACTGCATGTGCTTCGCTGCTTCGACGACGACAACATCACCCACGTCGACGGTTCGGTCGACCCCGTCAGAGACAAGGAAATCATCGACTACGAGCTGCAACTCAAAGACCTCGAAACCATCGAAAGCCGCATCAGCCGCGTGCAAAAACAGGCACAGACCGGCGGCGACAAGAACGCCAAACTCGCCTACGAAGTACTGAGCCGCTACAAAGAGGCTCTCGAACAAGGCAAAGCCGCCCGCACGGTGACCTTCGAGACCAAAGACGAGCAACGCATCGCCCACGACCTCTTCCTGCTCACCAACAAACCGGTGATGTATGTGTGCAACGTCGACGAAGCCAGCGCCGTAAACGGCAATGCCTACGTCGAGCGGGTGCGCGAAGCGGTGAAAGGCGAAAATGCCGAAATCCTCGTCGTGGCCGCCAAGATAGAGTCGGAAATCGCCGAGTTTGAGACCTATGAGGAGCGGCAGATGTTCCTCAACGAGATAGGGCTCGAAGAGTCGGGCGTGTCCCGCCTCATACGGGCCGCCTACAAGCTGCTCAACCTCGAAACCTACTTCACCGCCGGTGAGCCCGAAGTGCGGGCCTGGACCTACCTCAAAGGCAGCAAGGCACCACAGTGCGCCGGCATCATTCACAGCGACTTCGAGAAAGGATTCATTCGCGCAGAGGTCATCAAGTACGACGACTACATCGCCCTCGGTTCCGAAGCCGCCTGCCGCGAAGCCGGCAAAATCAATGTCGAAGGCAAAGACTACGTCGTACAGGACGGCGACATCATGCACTTCCGCTTCAACGTATAA